A region from the Sphingomonas brevis genome encodes:
- a CDS encoding NnrS family protein encodes MAASPPILRGGFRPFFLGGAIWAVIALVIWLAVLAGQITLTSAFDAVAWHRHEMLFGFVGAIVAGFLLTAIPNWTGRLPIAGAPLAGLFGLWMAGRFAMLFSAELGPVAAAILDVGFYLLLVLVAAREVIEANNRNVPIVGLVLLFGVANALDHLAAAGFAIDPALPWKVAVALVTLMISLIGGRIVPSFTRNWLAKRGVIQGLPGQPGRFDLAVIGLTALALLAWIAAPAGWLPGVLLGIAATAQAMRLARWKGWKAVADPLVLILHVAYAWLPVGLALLAAVELGTPVPQSAAIHALTAGAMATMILAVMTRATLGHTGRELRAGPATTVIYFLVTLGALLRVATSLGALDYRMGVDVAGLCWIGSFLLFIGCYGPILFAPRIGERD; translated from the coding sequence ATGGCTGCATCCCCGCCAATCCTCAGAGGCGGCTTCAGGCCGTTTTTCCTGGGCGGGGCGATCTGGGCTGTTATCGCTCTGGTTATCTGGCTGGCAGTGCTCGCCGGGCAAATTACCTTGACTTCCGCATTCGACGCCGTCGCATGGCACAGGCACGAAATGCTGTTCGGTTTCGTCGGCGCGATAGTTGCCGGTTTCCTGCTGACTGCCATTCCCAACTGGACGGGCCGACTGCCCATCGCGGGCGCGCCTCTCGCTGGCCTGTTCGGCCTGTGGATGGCGGGCCGCTTTGCCATGCTGTTTTCGGCGGAGCTCGGGCCCGTTGCCGCAGCGATCCTCGATGTCGGCTTTTACCTGCTGCTGGTGCTCGTCGCCGCACGTGAAGTGATAGAAGCCAACAATCGCAACGTCCCGATCGTCGGGCTGGTGCTGCTGTTCGGCGTGGCCAATGCGCTCGATCATCTGGCGGCAGCCGGCTTCGCCATCGATCCGGCATTGCCGTGGAAGGTGGCGGTGGCGCTGGTCACGCTGATGATCTCGCTGATCGGCGGCAGGATCGTGCCGTCTTTCACCCGCAACTGGCTCGCCAAGCGCGGCGTCATTCAAGGTCTGCCAGGTCAGCCGGGCCGGTTCGACCTGGCGGTTATCGGGCTAACGGCGCTTGCCCTGCTCGCTTGGATCGCTGCTCCAGCGGGCTGGCTGCCGGGCGTGCTACTGGGCATCGCCGCGACGGCCCAGGCCATGCGGCTAGCTCGTTGGAAGGGGTGGAAGGCGGTGGCCGATCCGCTCGTGCTTATTCTCCACGTCGCCTACGCGTGGTTGCCCGTGGGGCTCGCGCTGCTGGCGGCGGTCGAGCTCGGCACGCCTGTGCCGCAGTCTGCGGCGATCCATGCGCTGACGGCAGGCGCAATGGCGACGATGATCCTTGCAGTCATGACCCGTGCCACTCTTGGCCACACCGGTCGAGAATTGCGCGCCGGGCCTGCTACGACGGTCATCTACTTTTTGGTCACCCTCGGCGCTCTGTTGCGCGTCGCAACGTCGCTTGGCGCGCTCGACTATCGCATGGGCGTAGATGTCGCGGGCCTTTGCTGGATCGGTAGCTTCCTGCTGTTCATCGGTTGCTACGGCCCCATCTTGTTCGCCCCGCGTATCGGCGAGCGAGACTAG
- a CDS encoding cytochrome b/b6 domain-containing protein: MSSPASQIGERLRVWDLPLRLFHWILVIAIAIAFLSSEEDSGLNDWHVLSGWVAATLLIFRLVWGFVGGEHSRFANFLNFSGIRHHLRGFVQGKVEPTVGHNPLGAIAVILLLLLVAVTIWSGAFLGEAGEDLHEVVAWTLLALVAVHVLAVVFTSLLSRENLVRAMIDGTKPKQRHPLAMDARRPGPMAFLLGAAAVTGALYAIHIYDPDAFTLRTAESFEHRSGGQMTASEITKAED, from the coding sequence ATGAGCAGCCCGGCTTCACAGATTGGAGAGCGACTAAGGGTTTGGGACCTTCCACTTAGGCTTTTCCATTGGATTCTGGTCATCGCCATCGCAATCGCATTCCTATCCTCTGAGGAAGACAGCGGCCTGAATGATTGGCATGTACTTTCTGGATGGGTGGCGGCTACGCTTCTCATTTTCAGGCTAGTCTGGGGGTTCGTCGGCGGTGAGCACAGCCGGTTTGCCAATTTCCTCAACTTCAGCGGGATTAGGCATCATCTCAGAGGGTTTGTGCAGGGAAAAGTCGAACCCACAGTCGGTCATAATCCGCTAGGCGCCATCGCAGTCATCCTTTTGCTCCTGCTGGTGGCTGTAACCATCTGGAGCGGGGCATTTCTCGGCGAGGCGGGCGAGGATCTGCACGAGGTCGTGGCTTGGACACTTCTCGCGCTGGTCGCCGTTCACGTGCTGGCCGTGGTGTTCACCTCTCTACTCTCACGAGAAAATCTGGTGAGAGCAATGATTGATGGCACCAAACCTAAGCAGCGGCACCCGCTTGCAATGGACGCCAGGCGGCCTGGACCGATGGCATTTCTCCTCGGAGCAGCGGCCGTGACTGGGGCGCTTTACGCCATTCACATTTATGACCCTGACGCATTCACGCTTAGAACTGCCGAGTCCTTCGAGCATCGCTCTGGCGGCCAGATGACGGCGTCTGAAATAACCAAGGCGGAGGACTGA
- a CDS encoding NAD-dependent formate dehydrogenase produces the protein MAKILCVLYDDPIDGMPQTYARDDIPVLDRYPDGQMLPTPNGIDFRPGELLGCVSGELGLRSYLEGNGHSLVVTEDKDGPDSEFERELVDADVVISQPFWPAYLTAERIAKAKNLKLALTAGIGSDHVDLQAAIDRGITVAEVTYCNSISVAEHVVMMILSLARNYLQSWDLVKAGGWNIADCAARSYDIEGMHIGTVAAGRIGSAVLRRLKPFDVHLHYTDRHRLPLEVERELGVTWHESPADMVPHCDVVTINCPLHPETENLFDAAMIARMKRGAFLVNTARGKIANRDAVAEALESGQLAGYAGDVWFPQPAPRNHPWRNMPNHGMTPHISGTTLSAQARYAAGTREILECFLEGRPIRDEYLIVQGGHLAGTGAHSYSPGNATAGSEEAAKFKAKVPAEG, from the coding sequence ATGGCCAAGATCCTCTGCGTCCTTTACGACGACCCGATTGACGGAATGCCGCAAACCTATGCGCGCGACGACATTCCCGTGCTCGACCGCTACCCTGATGGGCAAATGTTGCCGACGCCCAACGGCATCGATTTCAGGCCCGGCGAATTGCTTGGCTGTGTATCGGGCGAGTTGGGCCTCCGTTCCTACCTCGAAGGAAATGGCCATAGCTTAGTCGTCACGGAGGATAAGGACGGTCCCGACAGCGAATTCGAGCGAGAGCTGGTCGACGCCGACGTTGTCATTTCCCAGCCTTTCTGGCCCGCCTATTTGACAGCCGAGCGCATCGCCAAGGCGAAGAATTTGAAGCTGGCCCTCACCGCGGGGATCGGCTCCGACCATGTTGACCTGCAGGCAGCCATCGACCGCGGGATCACCGTTGCCGAAGTCACCTACTGCAACTCGATCAGCGTCGCCGAACATGTCGTGATGATGATCCTGTCTCTGGCGCGCAATTATCTGCAATCGTGGGACCTGGTGAAGGCAGGCGGCTGGAACATCGCGGACTGTGCCGCAAGATCCTATGACATTGAGGGCATGCACATCGGCACTGTCGCAGCCGGCCGAATCGGCAGCGCCGTCCTGCGGCGATTGAAGCCGTTCGACGTCCACTTACATTACACGGACCGGCATCGGCTTCCGTTGGAAGTAGAACGGGAATTGGGCGTGACCTGGCATGAGTCACCGGCCGACATGGTTCCGCATTGCGACGTGGTGACGATCAATTGCCCGCTGCATCCGGAAACCGAGAATCTGTTCGATGCGGCGATGATCGCGCGGATGAAGCGCGGCGCCTTCCTGGTGAACACCGCTCGCGGCAAGATCGCAAATCGCGACGCCGTCGCCGAGGCGCTCGAAAGCGGGCAGCTGGCCGGCTATGCCGGGGACGTCTGGTTCCCACAGCCAGCACCGCGCAACCATCCGTGGCGCAACATGCCCAACCACGGAATGACGCCGCATATTTCAGGAACGACGCTGTCGGCCCAGGCGCGCTATGCCGCAGGGACGCGCGAAATCCTCGAATGTTTCCTGGAAGGGCGGCCCATTCGCGACGAATATCTGATCGTCCAGGGCGGCCATCTCGCTGGAACTGGCGCGCATAGCTATAGTCCGGGCAACGCTACGGCCGGGTCGGAAGAAGCCGCAAAATTTAAAGCCAAGGTCCCAGCCGAGGGCTAG
- a CDS encoding dihydrolipoamide acetyltransferase family protein translates to MIDVRVPDEQEGTKAVVRAWLRRVGDLVFENEPLVELETDKVTQEVPSPAAGVLTEILLDTDDEAEPGALLAKIDPAGEAASSPAKAGAQGAASAAPVGAPGPRPSPGNGETRLSPSVRRALLQHNIDPSRIDGTGRNGRITRDDVDRAVASATISSGKPASGPSSQFSARDIPHDRMRLKIAENMVRAVSEAPHVTALFEADFSAIAAHKAAMAAKGVRLSYTAYLIKASAEAMAVAPAINGRWEEDRIAVAPRINVGIGTALGEKGLVVPVVKDAGALSLEEIGRKLDDLTARARSGDLAAADVSGGSFTISNHGVSGSLLASPIILHAGQAAILGVGKLEKRVVVREVNGQDAILVRPMAYVTLTIDHRVVDGHQTNAWLTRFVEVLENWPAA, encoded by the coding sequence ATGATCGACGTTCGCGTTCCCGACGAGCAGGAAGGCACGAAGGCGGTCGTCCGCGCCTGGCTTCGCAGGGTCGGCGACCTGGTGTTCGAGAATGAGCCGCTGGTCGAGCTTGAAACCGACAAGGTCACTCAGGAGGTGCCGTCGCCTGCTGCCGGCGTGCTGACGGAGATTTTGCTCGACACCGACGATGAGGCCGAGCCCGGCGCGCTACTTGCCAAGATCGATCCGGCAGGAGAAGCCGCGAGTTCCCCGGCGAAGGCCGGGGCCCAGGGCGCTGCGTCAGCAGCGCCAGTCGGCGCTCCTGGACCCCGGCCTTCGCCGGGGAACGGTGAGACCCGGCTGTCCCCCTCGGTCCGCCGAGCGCTGCTACAGCATAATATCGATCCATCGCGGATCGACGGCACGGGCCGTAACGGCCGCATCACCCGCGACGATGTCGATCGCGCGGTCGCTTCGGCGACGATCAGCAGCGGCAAGCCGGCAAGCGGCCCGTCGAGCCAGTTCAGCGCGCGGGACATTCCGCACGACCGGATGCGCCTGAAGATTGCCGAGAATATGGTCCGCGCGGTCAGTGAGGCACCGCACGTCACAGCCCTGTTCGAAGCCGATTTCTCCGCCATCGCGGCGCACAAGGCCGCCATGGCAGCCAAGGGCGTCAGGCTCAGCTATACCGCCTACCTAATCAAGGCATCGGCTGAAGCGATGGCGGTCGCGCCGGCGATCAATGGGCGTTGGGAGGAAGATCGGATCGCGGTCGCTCCGAGGATCAACGTCGGAATTGGTACGGCGCTCGGCGAAAAGGGCCTGGTGGTGCCGGTGGTCAAGGACGCCGGGGCGCTCAGCCTGGAGGAAATAGGCCGCAAGCTTGACGATCTCACTGCCCGGGCGCGTTCGGGCGACCTTGCCGCGGCCGATGTGTCGGGCGGCAGCTTCACCATTTCCAACCATGGCGTGTCGGGCAGCCTGCTCGCCTCGCCGATCATTCTCCACGCCGGCCAGGCGGCAATCCTCGGGGTCGGCAAACTGGAAAAACGCGTCGTCGTGCGCGAGGTGAATGGGCAGGATGCGATCCTGGTCCGGCCGATGGCCTATGTCACGCTGACCATCGATCATCGCGTGGTTGACGGCCATCAGACCAACGCCTGGCTGACCCGGTTCGTCGAGGTCCTTGAAAACTGGCCGGCGGCCTAG
- a CDS encoding alpha-ketoacid dehydrogenase subunit alpha/beta translates to MADLMAAEPEPDFRADLGVDWAEVARLVVTSRAMDELEETRLVPEKKVLYQFSARGHDVAQVILGMHLRDGDAACGYYRSRPMLLALGVPLADALGSGMGLAGGYSDGRDIGVVFNYPNPGGAHALPMCGGVGAQYTPAAGWAQAIAYKARVLGEKDDGAIAVVLGGDASCATGGFWSALTIATTQSLPLLFYIEDNGYGISVTSDYQTPGRDIAANLASFKNLAIWNGDGTEPEEAERLIGEAIGHVRARKGPALIRLTVPRLEGHSFQDTQTYKSEAEVKAEWARDPLPKLRKFASRLDWDLIEASVAQEVESARAEAEARGVSSPDRVTDHVYFDGEASQVGGGAGLSLDDATDLPQPEGQRINMVTAIRRVLDQELEANPRVLLFGEDIGPKGGVHAVTLGLQDKYGVDRVFDTSLNEEGIIGRAVGMALAGLMPVPEIQFRKYAEPATEQINDCGTMRWRTANRFSAPMVLRIPGGFFKCGDPWHSQTNEVAFVHNPGWKVAVPSNAEDAVGLLRASLRGNDPVIFFEHRAMLDDSWARRPWPGDRFVLPFGKAKRTRNGDKITIVSWGAMVPRCEAAAEGISADVIDLRTLQPWDREMVLESVRRTRRCLIVHEDLRTGGFGAEIAAVVADEAFLDLDAPVARVTMPDVPSPHHPKLMEWALPTVGKIRAEIDRLVGF, encoded by the coding sequence ATGGCTGACTTGATGGCTGCCGAACCGGAGCCCGACTTTAGGGCCGATCTTGGCGTGGACTGGGCTGAAGTAGCCCGGCTCGTGGTGACCAGCCGGGCGATGGACGAGCTTGAGGAAACCCGGCTCGTTCCCGAGAAGAAGGTTCTCTACCAGTTTTCGGCCCGCGGCCATGACGTGGCACAGGTCATTCTTGGCATGCACCTGCGCGATGGCGACGCGGCCTGTGGCTATTACCGGTCGAGGCCGATGCTTCTGGCTCTCGGCGTGCCGCTGGCCGATGCGTTGGGTTCGGGCATGGGTCTGGCCGGCGGCTACAGCGACGGCCGCGATATCGGCGTGGTGTTCAACTATCCCAATCCGGGTGGCGCTCATGCGCTGCCGATGTGCGGCGGAGTAGGCGCACAATATACCCCGGCCGCCGGCTGGGCGCAGGCGATTGCCTACAAGGCCAGGGTATTGGGCGAGAAGGACGATGGGGCTATCGCGGTGGTGCTTGGCGGCGACGCCAGCTGCGCAACAGGCGGATTTTGGTCCGCGCTAACAATTGCGACTACACAATCTTTGCCACTGCTATTTTATATTGAGGATAATGGCTACGGCATCTCGGTGACGTCGGATTACCAGACGCCCGGCCGCGATATTGCCGCCAACCTCGCCAGCTTCAAGAATCTGGCCATCTGGAACGGCGACGGCACCGAGCCGGAGGAAGCCGAGCGGCTAATCGGCGAGGCAATCGGCCATGTCCGCGCGCGCAAGGGGCCGGCGCTGATCCGGCTGACCGTGCCGAGGCTCGAAGGCCATAGCTTCCAGGACACTCAAACTTACAAGTCCGAAGCGGAAGTTAAGGCCGAATGGGCGCGCGACCCGCTGCCCAAGCTCAGGAAATTCGCCTCCAGGCTCGACTGGGATTTGATTGAGGCATCGGTCGCGCAGGAGGTCGAGTCCGCCCGCGCCGAAGCGGAGGCGCGGGGAGTATCGTCGCCTGATCGCGTGACCGACCATGTCTATTTCGATGGTGAAGCCAGCCAGGTGGGCGGCGGAGCTGGTCTCAGCCTCGACGATGCGACCGATCTGCCGCAACCCGAAGGCCAGCGGATCAACATGGTCACCGCCATTCGCCGGGTGCTCGACCAGGAGCTTGAGGCCAATCCCAGGGTGCTGCTGTTCGGCGAAGACATTGGCCCCAAGGGCGGCGTCCACGCGGTGACGCTCGGCTTGCAGGACAAATATGGCGTCGACCGGGTGTTTGACACCTCGCTCAATGAGGAAGGAATCATTGGTCGCGCGGTCGGCATGGCGCTGGCCGGACTGATGCCGGTGCCGGAGATTCAGTTCCGCAAATATGCCGAACCGGCGACTGAACAGATCAATGATTGCGGAACGATGCGCTGGCGAACCGCCAACCGCTTTTCCGCGCCGATGGTGCTGCGCATCCCCGGCGGCTTCTTCAAATGCGGCGATCCGTGGCACAGCCAGACCAATGAGGTGGCGTTTGTCCATAATCCGGGCTGGAAGGTCGCGGTGCCGTCCAACGCCGAGGATGCTGTCGGGCTGCTGCGTGCCTCGCTGCGCGGTAATGACCCGGTGATCTTCTTCGAACATCGCGCCATGCTCGACGACAGTTGGGCGCGGCGGCCGTGGCCGGGCGACAGGTTCGTCCTGCCGTTCGGCAAGGCCAAAAGGACCCGCAACGGCGACAAGATCACGATTGTCAGCTGGGGCGCCATGGTGCCCCGCTGCGAGGCGGCCGCGGAAGGCATCAGCGCCGATGTGATCGACCTGCGTACCCTTCAGCCCTGGGACCGGGAAATGGTGCTCGAAAGCGTCCGCCGCACGCGTCGCTGCCTGATCGTCCACGAAGATCTGCGTACCGGCGGTTTCGGGGCGGAGATTGCTGCCGTCGTTGCTGATGAAGCATTCCTCGACCTCGACGCGCCGGTGGCGCGCGTAACCATGCCGGACGTGCCGAGCCCACATCATCCCAAGCTGATGGAATGGGCCTTGCCGACGGTCGGCAAGATCCGCGCCGAGATCGACCGGTTGGTGGGCTTTTAG
- a CDS encoding aromatic amino acid transaminase — MLDEPTMTSSNGGAQFFDALGDVQSDSLLALIAMANADTRPDKIDVGVGVYRDGAGNTPILRAVKKAEQLLWNSQQTKSYVGGHGDRRYTELLRPIVLGRHADDERIAGLHTPGGCGALSLGFKLVAAAHPDAKVHVGTPTWPNHVPVIEAAGLNIVQYPYYERLQTCIRFDAMMAALESADRGDVALLHGCCHNPTGADLSDDQWRQVVDVVSRRGLIPFVDIAYQGLGRGFAEDAAGLHALFDACDEVIASQSCDKNFGVYRDRVGSLWLKTGNAAGTKRAMDHVVQIAREMWSMPPDHGAAAVRIVLDTPELRADWDAEVGEMRDRINRIRGAIAAADPRLAYIGGQFGMFSMLPVTPEQVRKLREDHAIYMADSGRFNVIGMADAAIERFIAAVVETING, encoded by the coding sequence ATGCTGGACGAGCCGACCATGACGAGCAGCAACGGGGGCGCTCAATTCTTCGATGCGCTGGGCGACGTGCAAAGCGATTCGCTACTGGCCCTGATTGCCATGGCCAATGCCGACACCAGGCCCGACAAGATCGATGTTGGGGTTGGCGTCTATCGTGATGGCGCCGGAAACACTCCGATCCTGCGCGCGGTGAAGAAGGCGGAGCAACTGCTGTGGAATAGCCAGCAGACCAAGAGTTACGTCGGCGGACATGGCGACCGGCGATATACCGAGCTCCTTCGGCCGATCGTGCTCGGCCGCCATGCCGACGACGAACGCATTGCGGGACTTCACACGCCGGGCGGCTGCGGAGCGTTGAGCCTTGGCTTCAAGCTGGTCGCCGCGGCCCATCCGGACGCAAAGGTCCATGTCGGAACGCCGACTTGGCCCAACCATGTTCCCGTAATCGAGGCGGCCGGGCTCAACATCGTTCAATATCCTTATTACGAGCGGCTCCAGACTTGCATCCGGTTCGATGCCATGATGGCTGCGCTCGAAAGCGCCGACCGAGGTGATGTCGCGCTGCTCCACGGCTGCTGCCACAACCCAACCGGCGCCGACTTGAGCGACGACCAGTGGCGCCAGGTGGTCGACGTCGTTTCGCGGCGCGGGTTGATCCCGTTTGTCGACATCGCTTACCAGGGGCTTGGGCGCGGCTTCGCCGAAGATGCCGCCGGGCTGCACGCACTGTTCGATGCCTGCGACGAGGTTATCGCCTCGCAGAGCTGCGACAAGAATTTTGGGGTCTATCGCGATCGCGTCGGCTCGCTGTGGCTCAAGACCGGCAATGCTGCCGGGACCAAGCGGGCAATGGACCATGTCGTCCAGATCGCGCGCGAAATGTGGTCGATGCCGCCCGATCATGGTGCTGCTGCCGTTCGGATCGTGCTCGACACACCCGAGCTGCGCGCCGACTGGGACGCCGAGGTCGGAGAGATGCGCGACCGCATCAACCGGATTCGCGGTGCAATCGCCGCGGCTGATCCGCGCCTGGCCTATATTGGCGGGCAATTCGGCATGTTTTCGATGCTGCCGGTGACTCCCGAGCAGGTCCGAAAGCTGCGCGAGGACCATGCGATCTACATGGCCGACAGCGGCCGCTTCAACGTCATCGGCATGGCCGACGCCGCCATCGAGCGCTTCATAGCCGCTGTCGTCGAGACCATTAATGGCTGA
- the paaE gene encoding 1,2-phenylacetyl-CoA epoxidase subunit PaaE: MAEHFYSLRVAEIVPETDEANSIRFEVPPELKDAFRFRAGQHLSVRAEIGGEEVRRNYSLCVAPDEDQLKVTVKRIAGGVFSNWVGDNLRAGDTLDVMSPHGSFTVEFDPTKSRHYVAFAGGSGITPVMSLIKTALGSEPRSRFTLFYGNRDSNSVIFLEALAALKDRYIGRFELYHFLSDEQGDVELFNGMLDRETCDDALDHLVSDSGAVDAWFICGPGPMMDAAEAALNARGVAKDRIHIERFLAGRPSAALAAQMAQLQEKAAGLTVSVTLDGRTRKVEFSEANILDSAREAGLPAPFACKAGVCATCRAKVTRGKVEMAARYGLTDEEITAGYVLTCQSVPVGEGVAVDYDA, encoded by the coding sequence ATGGCTGAGCATTTCTACTCGCTTCGAGTGGCGGAGATCGTTCCCGAAACCGACGAGGCTAATTCGATCCGTTTCGAGGTTCCGCCGGAGCTGAAGGATGCCTTCCGTTTCAGGGCGGGCCAGCATCTGTCGGTTCGGGCCGAGATCGGCGGCGAGGAGGTTCGGCGCAATTACTCGTTGTGCGTCGCGCCCGACGAGGACCAGCTCAAGGTCACCGTCAAGCGGATCGCCGGCGGTGTCTTCTCCAACTGGGTCGGCGATAATCTAAGGGCGGGCGACACGCTTGACGTGATGAGCCCGCACGGCTCCTTCACCGTCGAATTCGATCCAACGAAGTCTCGCCATTACGTCGCCTTCGCGGGAGGTTCCGGAATTACCCCCGTCATGTCGCTGATCAAGACCGCACTAGGTTCCGAGCCGCGCAGCCGCTTCACCCTTTTCTACGGCAATCGCGATTCAAACTCGGTCATCTTCCTCGAGGCTTTGGCGGCATTGAAGGACCGCTACATCGGCCGGTTCGAGCTCTATCATTTCCTCAGCGACGAGCAGGGCGACGTCGAGCTGTTCAACGGCATGCTCGACCGCGAAACCTGCGACGACGCGCTTGACCACCTCGTCAGCGATTCAGGGGCAGTCGACGCCTGGTTCATCTGCGGCCCCGGCCCGATGATGGATGCCGCCGAGGCAGCACTGAATGCCCGTGGCGTGGCCAAGGACCGTATCCATATCGAGCGGTTCCTTGCGGGCCGCCCCTCCGCTGCCCTGGCAGCGCAGATGGCGCAATTGCAGGAGAAGGCAGCGGGGCTGACGGTCAGCGTCACGCTCGACGGGCGGACCCGCAAGGTCGAGTTCAGCGAGGCCAATATCCTCGACAGCGCGCGCGAGGCGGGTTTGCCCGCGCCATTTGCCTGCAAGGCGGGGGTGTGCGCCACGTGCCGCGCCAAGGTCACCAGGGGCAAGGTTGAAATGGCGGCGCGCTATGGCCTGACTGACGAGGAAATCACCGCGGGCTATGTCCTGACCTGCCAGTCGGTGCCCGTCGGCGAAGGAGTCGCGGTCGACTATGACGCCTAG
- the paaC gene encoding 1,2-phenylacetyl-CoA epoxidase subunit PaaC, with protein MASAPTIEIDAALADYCQRLGDDALILGQRLSEWCGHAPALEVDLSLANLALDLIGQGTNFLGLAGDADNLAFHRDVLDWKNCLLVEQPNGDFGQTIARQLLFSTWQHMLYQRLVGSKDERIAAIAAKGVKEVAYHRELSADWVIRLGDGTEESARRMAAGLDWCWRFIPELFEVDEMLAGLIEREIAVDPREFEDEYRSAIATVLAEAKLDPPADQRPILGGRRGHHSEHLGHLLAIMQHLPRTYPDAAW; from the coding sequence ATGGCGAGCGCGCCAACCATCGAAATCGACGCCGCGCTGGCCGATTATTGCCAGCGGCTGGGAGACGATGCGCTAATCCTCGGGCAGCGCCTCAGCGAATGGTGCGGCCATGCGCCGGCATTGGAAGTCGACCTCAGCCTCGCCAACCTGGCGCTCGACCTGATCGGGCAGGGGACCAACTTCCTCGGCCTGGCCGGCGATGCCGACAATTTGGCCTTCCACCGAGATGTGCTGGACTGGAAGAATTGCCTGCTGGTCGAGCAGCCCAATGGCGATTTCGGCCAGACGATCGCTCGCCAGCTATTATTCTCAACGTGGCAGCACATGCTCTACCAGCGCCTGGTCGGCTCGAAGGACGAGCGGATCGCTGCGATCGCCGCCAAGGGCGTCAAGGAGGTCGCTTATCACCGCGAACTGTCGGCGGATTGGGTTATCCGCCTGGGAGACGGCACCGAGGAAAGCGCGCGGCGCATGGCCGCGGGGCTGGACTGGTGTTGGCGCTTCATCCCCGAACTGTTCGAAGTCGATGAAATGCTTGCCGGCCTGATCGAGCGCGAAATAGCCGTCGATCCGCGGGAATTCGAGGATGAATATCGCTCGGCAATCGCGACGGTGCTGGCTGAAGCCAAGCTGGACCCGCCTGCCGACCAGCGGCCCATCCTTGGTGGCCGGAGGGGCCATCACAGCGAGCACCTCGGCCATTTGCTGGCGATAATGCAGCATCTGCCCCGAACCTATCCCGACGCTGCCTGGTAA
- the paaB gene encoding 1,2-phenylacetyl-CoA epoxidase subunit PaaB, whose protein sequence is MTDWPLWEVFVRAKGGLSHRHVGSVHAPDPELALRHARDTYTRRLEGVSLWVVKSTDIVASDPEQAGELFEPAEDKIYRHPTFYDIPDVVKHI, encoded by the coding sequence ATGACCGACTGGCCGCTATGGGAGGTGTTCGTTCGTGCGAAAGGCGGTCTTAGCCATCGTCACGTTGGCAGCGTTCATGCTCCTGACCCGGAGCTCGCGCTCCGGCACGCGCGCGACACCTACACGCGGCGGCTCGAAGGAGTGAGCCTGTGGGTGGTGAAATCGACTGACATCGTTGCCTCCGATCCTGAGCAGGCGGGCGAGCTTTTCGAGCCGGCCGAGGACAAGATCTACCGCCACCCAACCTTTTACGACATCCCAGACGTGGTGAAGCACATCTGA
- the paaA gene encoding 1,2-phenylacetyl-CoA epoxidase subunit PaaA codes for MYTTELNKNVKPIETAEDPELVAAFEARVAADEFIEPKDWMPEAYRKTLVRQISQHAHSEIVGMLPEGNWITRAPSLRRKAILLAKVQDEGGHGLYLYCAAETLGTSREEMVEALNSGKAKYSTIFNYPTLTWADIGAIGWLVDGAAIMNQVPLQRTSYGPYARAMVRVCKEESFHQRQGYEIMIALANGTPQQKRMAQDALNRWWWPSLMMFGPPDDNSPNTERSMRWRIKRETNDELRQKFVDITVPQADFLGLTVPDPAVLWNEAKGGYDFGEVDWEEFYAVVRGEGPVAKERMKARNEAWDNGAWVREAAAAYEVKRRAKAAA; via the coding sequence ATGTACACCACCGAGCTCAACAAGAACGTCAAGCCGATCGAAACCGCCGAGGACCCGGAGCTCGTCGCAGCTTTCGAGGCGCGGGTCGCCGCCGACGAATTCATCGAGCCCAAGGACTGGATGCCGGAAGCCTATCGCAAGACGCTGGTCCGGCAAATTTCACAGCACGCGCATAGCGAGATCGTCGGCATGCTGCCGGAGGGGAATTGGATCACCCGCGCCCCGTCACTGCGGCGGAAGGCGATCCTTTTGGCCAAGGTGCAGGACGAAGGCGGGCACGGGCTTTACCTCTATTGCGCCGCGGAAACGCTCGGCACCAGCCGCGAGGAAATGGTCGAGGCCCTCAATTCCGGGAAGGCCAAGTACAGCACCATCTTCAATTATCCGACGCTGACCTGGGCCGATATCGGCGCGATCGGCTGGCTGGTCGATGGCGCCGCGATCATGAACCAGGTGCCGCTGCAACGTACCAGCTACGGCCCCTATGCCCGCGCCATGGTCCGGGTGTGCAAGGAAGAGAGCTTTCATCAGCGCCAGGGCTATGAAATCATGATCGCGCTGGCCAATGGGACGCCTCAGCAGAAGCGGATGGCGCAGGATGCGCTGAACCGCTGGTGGTGGCCTTCGCTGATGATGTTCGGCCCGCCCGACGACAACTCGCCCAATACCGAACGGTCGATGCGCTGGCGGATCAAGCGCGAGACCAATGACGAGCTTCGCCAGAAGTTCGTCGACATCACCGTTCCGCAGGCGGATTTCCTCGGCCTCACTGTCCCGGATCCGGCCGTCTTATGGAATGAGGCCAAGGGCGGCTATGACTTTGGCGAGGTCGACTGGGAAGAATTTTACGCGGTGGTTCGCGGTGAGGGCCCGGTCGCCAAAGAGCGGATGAAGGCCCGCAACGAAGCCTGGGACAACGGCGCCTGGGTGCGCGAGGCCGCCGCGGCCTATGAAGTGAAACGGCGGGCGAAAGCAGCCGCTTGA